The Bacteroidetes Order II. bacterium genome contains the following window.
AGGTAGAAACCGTCTTAAATAAACCATATATTCGTCATCGGTCAAACCATCCGGCAAGGCCACGTCTAAGTCCGACGTTTGTTTGTGGAACGGATAATTTTTTTCGCCATGCATCGAGAAGGTGAATACGACTGGATCATTCCGGAAAATATAGGCGCTTCCATTTCCCTGATGCACATCCAAATCTACAATCAGCGCTCGACGAATCCACTTGGCTTGCTGTAAAACACGGATAGCGATGGCCACATCGTTGAAGACACAATACCCCTCGCCATGTCCCGGAAAAGCATGATGCGTTCCACCTGCCAAATTCGCGGCCAAGCCGTCATGCAAAGCCATTAGAGCAGCATTGATGGTTCCTTGACAGGCCAATAAGGAGCGTCGTACCAAGCCCGCCGACCAAGGCAGGCCCAATTTACGTATTGCGGCCGGAGGTAGGGTTCCATGCATAAACCCATGTACATAATCGGCTGTATGGACCAATAATAGGTCTTGTATTTCTGTCTCGTTGGGCTGTACGACGTCGCTGG
Protein-coding sequences here:
- a CDS encoding histone deacetylase; translation: MRVSYHEAYYVPLPEKHPFPMGKYPALYHYLVSENLVKASDVVQPNETEIQDLLLVHTADYVHGFMHGTLPPAAIRKLGLPWSAGLVRRSLLACQGTINAALMALHDGLAANLAGGTHHAFPGHGEGYCVFNDVAIAIRVLQQAKWIRRALIVDLDVHQGNGSAYIFRNDPVVFTFSMHGEKNYPFHKQTSDLDVALPDGLTDDEYMVYLRRFLPQSIRLAQPDMVFYLAGVDVLAGDRIGRLKLSPWGLRQREHFVLETLHSAQIPVCLTLSGGYAASAEETARMHAICYQEARSIFG